A stretch of Anas acuta chromosome 3, bAnaAcu1.1, whole genome shotgun sequence DNA encodes these proteins:
- the GAREM2 gene encoding GRB2-associated and regulator of MAPK protein 2 — protein sequence MEQLAAGLARLRWSPSALPLDAIVSKCRLPTLVCLGQGESVEGVSAQDVLLIHSCRQWTTVTAHSLEEGHYVIGPKIDIPLQYPGKFKLLDQDRDIREPVQYFNSVEEVASIFPDRVFVMEAITFSVKVVSGEFSEDSEVYNFTLHAGDELTLMGQAEILCAKTVKEKSRFTTLLRKLGKAAAAAPSSSSSSSSSSGGAKQVKGKMPCLICVNHRTNESLSLPFQCKGRFSTRSPLELRLQEGEHTIRSIIEKVRLPVNVAVPSRPARNPYDLHAIREGHCYKLVSIISKTVVLCCILRRDRLVPFHFLLLADMPRFQLPEGLLGGDPQLEKLLRDSAAYCHERFNPDEYSRAVREAKPDFSEECASPRRLRLCLPSCAREELSQPLQRLSLCFYGGGPPRAPQDAATRCQDPPPGVGTGTPRQQPDFADPEREYMTPDWAEPEFRTQEPLEIPYEELWSNQGLESFPSAGGTGRPDLVAAFGAASPMGSPRRPGVPREEPLGDAPPPVPPKSEAVKEECRLLNAPPVPPRGGRPPAPRSPPAPLRFPKLAPAPSPSPSLSYYSSGLHDGSVPRSGSGSPSPDAYSLYCYPCAWGDCKAGDPPGRPLPPATQPGPSAWSDPWAYAEAGAGGGSGRSTPLPAAEPPLKPFRSCPRLKPPHPQKRFAPFGALNPFAGPAEWPESPEWPKPPSAPSVPSSSSSPEPFAPFEGLDPAAPPRPPKGFEGDSIVIRGAAPLSPAVLRGAEGGVARLYLAQGVIEVPPAAARGEGGAPPAAPRPSGDGSPWLPPADLSALSVEEVSKCLRFIGLSEDVVSFFARERIDGSIFVQLSEEILADDFRLTKLQVKKIMQFIKGWRPKI from the exons ATGGAGCAGCTGGCGGCGGGGCTGGCCCGGCTCCGCTGGAGCCCCTCGGCGCTGCCCCTCGATGCCATCGTCAGCAAGTGCCGGCTGCCCACGCTCGTCTGCCTGGGGCAGG gggagTCGGTGGAGGGGGTGAGCGCCCAGGACGTGCTCCTGATCCACTCCTGCCGCCAGTGGACGACGGTGACGGCCCACAgcctggaggaagggcactACGTCATCGGCCCCAAAATCGACATCCCCCTGCAGTACCCAG GGAAATTCAAGCTGCTGGACCAGGACCGGGACATCCGTGAGCCCGTGCAATATTTCAACAGCGTGGAGGAGGTGGCCAGCATCTTCCCCGACCGCGTCTTCGTCATGGAGGCCATCACCTTCAGCGTGAAG GTGGTTTCGGGGGAGTTCAGCGAGGACAGCGAGGTGTACAACTTCACGCTGCACGCCGGGGACGAGCTGACCCTGATGGGCCAGGCCGAGATCCTGTGCGCCAAGACGGTGAAGGAGAAGTCGCGCTTCACCACCCTGCTGCGGAAACTGGGcaaggcggcggcggcggcgccgtcGTCGTCAtcgtcgtcgtcgtcgtcgtcgGGGGGGGCCAAGCAGGTGAAGGGCAAGATGCCCTGCCTGATCTGCGTCAACCACCGCACCAACGAGAGCCTCAGCCTGCCCTTCCAGTGCAAGGGCCGCTTCagcacccgcagccccctggAGCTGCGGCTGCAGGAGGGCGAGCACACCATCCGCAGCATCATCGAGAAGGTGCGGCTCCCCGTCAACGTGGCCGTGCCCAGCCGCCCGGCCCGCAACCCCTACGACCTGCACGCCATCCGCGAGGGGCACTGCTACAAGCTGGTCAGCATCATCTCCAAGACggtggtgctgtgctgcatcCTCCGCCGGGACCGGTTGGTGCCTTTCCATTTCCTCCTCTTGGCCGACATGCCGCGTTTCCAGCTCCCCGAGGGGCTCCTCGGGGGGGACCcccagctggagaagctgctgcGGGACAGCGCCGCGTACTGCCACGAGCGCTTCAACCCCGACGAGTACTCGCGGGCGGTGCGCGAGGCCAAGCCCGATTTTTCGGAGGAGTGCGCCAGCCCCCGCCGCTTGCGGCTCTGCCTGCCGAGCTGCGCCCGCGAGGAGCtcagccagcccctgcagcgCCTCTCGCTCTGCTTCTACGGTGGGGGGCCACCCCGCGCCCCCCAGGACGCGGCCACCCGCTGCCAGGACCCCCCGCCGGGGGTTGGTACGGGGACGCCACGCCAGCAGCCCGATTTCGCCGACCCCGAGAGGGAGTACATGACGCCCGACTGGGCCGAGCCCGAATTCAGGACTCAGGAGCCGCTGGAGATCCCCTACGAGGAGCTCTGGAGCAACCAGGGCTTGGAGAGCTTCCCCTCGGCCGGTGGCACGGGGCGCCCCGACCTCGTCGCCGCCTTCGGGGCCGCGTCCCCGATGGGCTCCCCGCGCCGTCCCGGTGTGCCCAGGGAGGAGCCCCTGGGGGATGCGCCACCCCCGGTGCCACCCAAATCGGAGGCG GTGAAGGAGGAGTGCCGACTGCTGAACGCGCCCCCCGTGCCACCCCGGGGTggccgccccccagccccccgcagccccccagcccccctgcgcTTCCCGAAgctggctcctgctccctcgcccagccccagcctctcctaCTACTCCTCGGGGCTCCACGACGG GTCGGTCCCGCGGAGTGGCAGCGGTTCACCCTCACCCGACGCCTACTCCCTGTACTGCTACCCCTGCGCCTGGGGCGACTGCAAagccggggacccccccggccgcccgctgccccccgccacccagcccggccccagcgCTTGGTCGGACCCCTGGGCCTATGCCGaggcaggggccggggggggcagcggccgcTCCACCCCGCTACCGGCAGCCGAGCCCCCCCTGAAACCTTTCCGCAGCTGCCCCCGCCTCAAGCCCCCGCACCCCCAAAAACGCTTCGCACCCTTCGGGGCGCTCAACCCCTTCGCCGGCCCGGCCGAGTGGCCGGAGAGCCCGGAGTGGCCCAAGCCGCCTTCGGCTCCATCTgttccctcttcctcctcctcccccgaACCCTTCGCCCCCTTCGAGGGGCTGGATCCGGCGgcccccccacggcccccaaAAGGTTTTGAGGGGGACAGCATCGTCATccgcggggcggccccgctgTCACCCGCCGTCCTGCGTGGGGCCGAAGGCGGCGTCGCCCGGCTCTACCTGGCGCAGGGCGTCATCGAGGTGCCACCGGCGGCTGCGCGGGGTGAAGGGGGGGCCCCGCCGGCTGCCCCCCGTCCCAGCGGGGACGGCTCACCCTGGCTGCCCCCCGCCGACCTCTCGGCCTTGTCGGTGGAGGAGGTGTCCAAGTGCCTGCGCTTCATCGGCCTCTCCGAGGACGTCGTCAGCTTCTTCGCCCGGGAGCGCATCGATGGCAGCATCTTCGTGCAGCTGAGCGAGGAGATCCTGGCCGACGATTTCCGCCTCACCAAGCTCCAGGTGAAGAAAATCATGCAGTTCATCAAGGGCTGGCGCCCCAAAATCTAG